Proteins from one Nitrobacteraceae bacterium AZCC 2146 genomic window:
- a CDS encoding hypothetical protein (product_source=Hypo-rule applied; cleavage_site_network=SignalP-noTM; pfam=PF11306; transmembrane_helix_parts=Inside_1_20,TMhelix_21_43,Outside_44_297): protein MNLHVNTPVKARRSLLSRLRFACGAAVAAGAGLAALLALGAPAQAQGKLEAKYEASLAGIPVGRGAWSIDISDDNYNASASGGTSGLLKAFAGGSGTGASQGRVVAGSLVPSNYTATTTSSKKSETIRMVVTSGYVKEFSIDPEPPVDPDRIAVTDAHRRNVLDPMTGSLLRVPGTGEVLAADSCRTGTSIFDGRMRYDLKLDYKRMETVKAEKGYHGPAVVCALYFTPIAGYIPDRAAIKYLAAQRNIEVWFVPVAGTRVLVPFKITVPTPLGVAALEAIEFATTAVPPRTAARTN, encoded by the coding sequence GTGAACCTTCACGTCAACACTCCTGTTAAGGCGCGGCGATCGCTGCTTTCGCGCCTGCGGTTCGCCTGTGGCGCCGCGGTGGCCGCCGGTGCCGGCCTGGCCGCGCTGCTGGCCCTGGGCGCGCCGGCGCAGGCGCAGGGCAAGCTGGAAGCCAAATATGAAGCCAGCCTGGCCGGCATTCCGGTCGGCAGGGGCGCCTGGTCCATCGACATTTCGGACGATAATTACAATGCCTCCGCCAGCGGCGGCACGTCCGGCCTGCTGAAGGCCTTCGCCGGCGGTTCCGGCACCGGCGCCTCGCAGGGCCGCGTCGTCGCGGGCTCCCTGGTGCCGTCGAATTATACGGCCACCACCACCTCGTCGAAGAAATCCGAAACCATCCGCATGGTGGTGACCTCGGGCTATGTGAAGGAATTCTCCATCGATCCGGAGCCGCCGGTCGATCCGGATCGCATCGCCGTCACCGATGCGCATCGCCGCAATGTGCTCGATCCGATGACCGGCTCGCTGCTGCGCGTGCCCGGCACCGGCGAGGTGCTGGCCGCCGATTCGTGCCGCACCGGCACCTCGATCTTCGACGGCCGCATGCGCTACGATCTCAAGCTCGACTACAAGCGCATGGAAACCGTCAAGGCCGAGAAGGGCTATCACGGCCCCGCGGTGGTCTGCGCGCTCTACTTCACCCCGATCGCCGGCTACATCCCGGATCGCGCCGCGATCAAATATCTCGCCGCCCAGCGCAACATCGAAGTCTGGTTCGTGCCGGTCGCGGGCACGCGGGTGCTGGTGCCGTTCAAGATCACGGTTCCGACCCCGCTCGGCGTCGCCGCGCTGGAGGCCATCGAGTTCGCCACCACGGCCGTGCCGCCGCGCACCGCCGCCCGCACCAACTAG
- a CDS encoding large subunit ribosomal protein L28 (product_source=KO:K02902; cath_funfam=2.30.170.40; cog=COG0227; ko=KO:K02902; pfam=PF00830; superfamily=143800; tigrfam=TIGR00009), giving the protein MSRRCELTLKGPQVGHKVSHSNHKTKRRFLPNLVNVTFLSDALGRGVRMRVSTNAVKSVDHRGGFDAYLIKAKEHELSPKAVLLKRAIEKKTAEKAPAAAAA; this is encoded by the coding sequence ATGTCTCGGCGCTGCGAACTGACACTCAAGGGCCCCCAGGTGGGCCACAAGGTGAGCCACTCGAACCACAAGACCAAGCGCCGGTTTCTGCCGAACCTGGTCAACGTGACCTTCCTGTCGGACGCGCTGGGCAGGGGCGTGCGGATGCGCGTCTCCACCAACGCCGTCAAGTCGGTCGATCACCGCGGCGGCTTCGACGCCTACCTGATCAAGGCCAAGGAGCACGAGCTCTCGCCGAAGGCCGTGCTGCTGAAGCGCGCCATCGAGAAGAAGACCGCCGAGAAGGCCCCCGCTGCCGCGGCAGCGTAA
- a CDS encoding hypothetical protein (product_source=Hypo-rule applied; cath_funfam=3.30.565.10; pfam=PF13589; smart=SM00471; superfamily=109604,55874) → MQLPETPTSLRGLDLMKRLVAYQSGQATWYENGREVGPREQAACQQLNANLTNLVEKCLHPLMDRVTAREMQGFTMHDRYHGLKVAHLMWHALLPARRVTLSPVEIALLVTSAHLHDLGMGLSDRERSERLSPSSSLWDTVDPDSEYAKALSQLTDLAQSGTAGGAITHEALYQVQQAQEALLCLDCRERHATRARYRQILDTLGEFHKEDPIRISDPLTALSFDGDSFEDKLIEICVSHNEDAHVLTDPDPTNIEQFRFPTQYPVGCCVADTRMVAAALRLADILDFDRERTPAVLFHYILPQSDDPRENMSVREWSKHLAISNWQIESERIVFRGRSPSAFIHHVIIEFCHTIEDEIRRTKSTYLDEEWPFTIRPSVVPAIEASGYRYMPYRFSLDEQRVYDLLMGKNIYRNKLDAVRELIQNAVDACKLRDNLMQSYDGTVTPSKVGRIKIIYEEPKKEGQAPRLSVIDKGAGMDRYIIENFFLKVGRSYYKSSEFLRTRSFLRKKGFDFAPIAEFGIGVMAVFMLGDRIEVETAPWSPSRKDSYLRRLWIDGVGRLIEVRETDNSELPRFYGTRVTVQLTSRKASAPGWEEVKVYIENICKNLDFSLTLEHVTAEGCETFEVEPEGLNVPVPPHLASTAIKIPVDDPNLGLKGEIVFYRAPESSRAQAAMASETPMELMDRPIEPRAYGQSGTLLRGGFAVGTIPGLPSFILAPKADGRVEVSRSVQNARSLPITDLARSRLSEQNEIQASIFKTWLTELLAHLDEIERRPIGDPTVSRELFRSARWLQELWSAHDLFRLALTGWPFRFKDPTKTGKLFDNWEKGEGSSLWAGDSYGRSLTTVVFDMILPKITSIVVGENANYFVRPPKTGWQEALRNWHSFVSEGLSWPIFADYTRPNENYLYDSYSDSNFLNKRFETIFDGFPLPEIESIPALLGKLTSARGTDRRAQFSQAEIGVLMRLLDAGGHLIVRRFGETYTVRELVKGKASLANTAVTS, encoded by the coding sequence ATGCAACTTCCTGAAACTCCCACCTCCCTACGCGGCCTCGATCTTATGAAACGGCTCGTTGCCTATCAGAGTGGCCAAGCCACTTGGTACGAAAATGGCCGAGAGGTGGGGCCGAGGGAGCAGGCAGCATGCCAGCAACTTAACGCCAATCTGACCAACTTGGTGGAGAAGTGCCTGCATCCTCTTATGGACCGTGTAACCGCCCGCGAAATGCAGGGCTTTACGATGCATGATCGCTATCACGGACTAAAGGTTGCTCATTTAATGTGGCACGCCTTATTGCCTGCACGACGAGTGACACTCTCTCCAGTCGAGATTGCTCTGTTAGTCACTTCTGCACATCTCCACGACCTCGGCATGGGACTGAGTGATCGCGAGCGAAGCGAACGACTTAGTCCCTCGTCAAGCCTTTGGGATACCGTCGATCCGGACTCTGAATACGCCAAGGCCCTTTCGCAACTAACTGACCTTGCTCAATCCGGCACTGCAGGCGGAGCTATTACCCATGAAGCACTCTATCAAGTCCAACAGGCACAAGAAGCATTACTCTGTCTCGATTGTCGTGAGCGGCACGCGACACGCGCCCGCTATCGTCAAATATTAGATACGTTGGGCGAATTTCATAAGGAAGACCCGATCAGAATCAGCGATCCATTAACTGCCCTCAGTTTTGACGGAGACTCGTTCGAGGACAAGCTGATCGAGATTTGCGTAAGTCACAACGAAGATGCTCATGTTTTAACAGATCCCGATCCGACAAATATTGAGCAGTTTCGTTTCCCAACTCAGTATCCAGTGGGTTGCTGCGTAGCCGATACACGCATGGTTGCCGCGGCGCTACGGTTAGCGGACATTCTCGATTTCGATCGTGAACGCACGCCCGCCGTGCTGTTTCATTACATACTTCCCCAATCTGACGACCCTAGAGAAAATATGTCAGTTCGCGAATGGTCGAAACACCTTGCGATTTCAAATTGGCAAATTGAAAGCGAGCGGATCGTTTTTAGAGGACGGTCTCCTAGCGCATTCATCCATCACGTAATTATCGAATTCTGTCACACAATCGAAGATGAGATCAGGCGGACGAAAAGCACATACCTGGATGAAGAATGGCCTTTCACCATTAGGCCGAGCGTTGTTCCCGCCATCGAAGCCAGCGGCTATCGCTATATGCCGTACCGCTTCTCTCTTGATGAGCAGCGGGTTTACGATCTTTTAATGGGGAAAAATATCTACCGAAATAAGTTGGATGCAGTTCGAGAACTCATTCAAAACGCAGTGGATGCATGCAAGCTGCGCGACAATTTGATGCAAAGTTATGATGGGACCGTCACGCCTTCCAAAGTTGGGCGGATCAAAATCATCTACGAAGAGCCTAAGAAGGAGGGACAGGCTCCGCGACTCAGCGTCATCGACAAAGGCGCCGGTATGGACCGTTACATTATTGAGAATTTTTTCTTGAAGGTAGGTCGCTCGTATTACAAATCAAGTGAATTTCTGCGAACACGATCATTTCTGCGCAAAAAAGGTTTCGACTTTGCCCCAATTGCAGAATTCGGAATTGGAGTGATGGCCGTCTTTATGCTTGGTGATCGCATTGAGGTTGAAACAGCACCTTGGTCTCCTTCACGAAAAGATAGTTACCTTAGGCGTCTTTGGATTGACGGAGTAGGAAGACTCATCGAGGTCAGAGAAACTGACAATTCAGAACTTCCCCGTTTTTACGGAACGCGCGTTACCGTCCAACTGACATCGAGAAAAGCATCTGCCCCTGGGTGGGAAGAGGTTAAAGTTTATATAGAGAACATCTGCAAGAACCTCGATTTCTCTCTTACTTTGGAACATGTAACCGCCGAGGGCTGCGAAACGTTTGAGGTTGAACCCGAAGGCCTCAATGTTCCAGTACCTCCGCACCTGGCGTCGACTGCAATCAAAATTCCCGTAGATGATCCAAACCTAGGCTTGAAGGGGGAGATTGTTTTCTATCGCGCCCCGGAAAGCTCTCGCGCTCAGGCAGCGATGGCAAGCGAAACACCGATGGAACTAATGGACCGCCCTATTGAGCCGCGCGCGTATGGACAATCAGGCACCTTATTACGAGGAGGATTTGCTGTTGGCACAATTCCGGGACTACCATCTTTCATACTCGCCCCGAAAGCCGATGGTCGAGTCGAAGTGTCTCGGAGCGTTCAAAACGCTCGGTCACTTCCGATAACAGACCTCGCTCGATCGCGCTTGAGTGAGCAGAATGAGATTCAAGCTTCTATTTTCAAAACTTGGTTGACGGAGCTACTCGCTCATCTTGACGAAATCGAGCGCAGACCGATTGGCGATCCAACCGTTTCTAGAGAGCTATTTAGAAGCGCTCGATGGCTACAAGAACTTTGGTCCGCCCATGATTTATTCCGGCTAGCTCTAACGGGGTGGCCATTTCGCTTTAAGGATCCAACGAAGACGGGAAAACTCTTCGACAATTGGGAAAAGGGTGAGGGTTCATCTCTTTGGGCTGGAGACTCCTACGGGCGAAGCCTTACAACTGTAGTATTCGATATGATTCTTCCAAAGATTACCTCAATAGTCGTCGGAGAAAACGCAAACTATTTTGTACGTCCTCCAAAGACAGGCTGGCAGGAAGCGCTGCGAAATTGGCATTCATTTGTAAGTGAAGGCTTGAGTTGGCCAATTTTTGCCGACTACACCCGACCAAACGAAAATTACTTATATGATAGTTATTCGGACAGCAATTTTCTCAACAAGAGATTTGAGACCATCTTTGATGGATTCCCCTTGCCAGAAATCGAATCGATTCCCGCGTTATTGGGCAAGCTTACTAGCGCTCGCGGTACGGACCGGCGAGCTCAATTTTCCCAAGCTGAAATTGGGGTACTTATGAGACTATTAGATGCAGGTGGGCACCTTATAGTTCGCCGGTTTGGGGAAACCTATACAGTCCGAGAACTGGTGAAAGGCAAGGCTTCGTTAGCGAATACAGCGGTTACCTCTTAG
- a CDS encoding hypothetical protein (product_source=Hypo-rule applied) — translation MTTIKVFNARQAIAELEAATGWRWGEGAGGCSAGEPTRPRSPIGDT, via the coding sequence ATGACCACGATCAAGGTGTTCAACGCTAGGCAGGCGATCGCGGAACTGGAAGCGGCGACGGGATGGCGTTGGGGTGAGGGCGCTGGAGGTTGCAGCGCCGGTGAGCCGACCCGTCCACGTAGCCCGATCGGCGATACGTAA
- a CDS encoding putative RNA binding protein YcfA (HicA-like mRNA interferase family) (product_source=COG1724; cog=COG1724; pfam=PF07927; superfamily=54786), with product MAPAFDRVLRELLRAAGCTLVRQGRGSHEIWHSPITQRNFAVPVGIPSRHTANAILRQAGLPKAF from the coding sequence ATGGCGCCGGCGTTCGACCGGGTGCTGCGGGAATTGCTGCGCGCCGCCGGCTGCACGCTGGTCCGGCAAGGCCGCGGCAGCCACGAAATCTGGCACAGCCCGATCACGCAGCGAAACTTCGCGGTGCCGGTCGGCATCCCCAGCCGGCACACTGCAAATGCCATCCTGCGTCAGGCCGGGTTGCCGAAGGCGTTCTGA
- a CDS encoding hypothetical protein (product_source=Hypo-rule applied; cath_funfam=3.30.2390.10; pfam=PF08972; superfamily=143100), whose product MSRPVIFTISAAWDSEASVWSGHCDDIPAAADAPTLDELLAKITAMALDLLPDNHPDVAPEQVFLQITALREAEPAVI is encoded by the coding sequence ATGTCCAGACCGGTTATCTTCACCATCTCCGCCGCCTGGGATTCCGAGGCCTCGGTGTGGAGCGGCCATTGCGACGACATCCCCGCCGCCGCCGACGCGCCGACCCTCGACGAGTTGCTCGCCAAAATCACCGCGATGGCGCTCGACCTGCTGCCGGACAATCACCCCGACGTGGCGCCGGAGCAGGTGTTTCTGCAGATTACGGCATTGCGCGAAGCCGAGCCTGCGGTGATCTGA